CGCCCCTTTCTGGAGCTTGTCAGGTACTTGTCTATTTTTCTTTGCGCTGATTCCGTAAATTCTGTTGTGTTCTCTTCCACCAGCATCTTTAGGTCAAGCAAATCCTTGCGAAAGGCGAGTTCTTTCTTGGCTTCATTGTCGGGGGAATAATAAATGTGGACATACAGGCGGCGCGAGAATGTCTCTTTTTCACCGGCAGCTGTGCCGTTGCGTGACCGCTGGCGAACTTTACTGAACTGGTGTGTTAAGCACGAAGTTGCGCCACAAATTGACGGATCAAACGGGCAGGTGCTGGACATACTCGCTATACTTGGGCGAAGTGCATCAACTGTCTCACGGATCCAGGTAATGTTGGGGTCAACCAGGGTCAAAAATTTCACATTGCGCAAGGAAAATTCCATCATGTTTTTCTGGCTATAGTAGCCGTTATCAGTAACAACCAGAGGTTTTTCAAGATGGAGGCATTTAAGCTGTGTCAGAGTGTTTTCAATAGAGATAACATCCGGAACATTGCCTGGTTGTTTGGAGAAGGCTATTGGTTCGCCAGACTTCACGGAATATAGGGTTAAAAGCTTGATCGTGTTGAGTCCGTCTTGAGCTTTGTTGAACCCTTGTCTTGCCTCCGACTGATTTTCAGAATAGGTCGAGATTGTGGTCGAATCAAACGCTACCACAGGAGATTTCCCCAGGTGTTCAGCTCGAGCTGAAAAATAGCGTTGAACGCCTTCTTCATTTCGTCCAACATTTTTAAACAGATTGCCATACACGTCTTCCGTGATTCCTTCATGATATGGAAGTGGGTGCATCACTTGCCAACTTTCAAGGCGTGGCAGCGTATTACCGCCGGATCCGATCCAGTAACGTGCGATAGACAATATTTTTGCGGCATCGCCCTCACTGAATGAAGCATATACATCATCATCAACACGGATTTTCATGGTAGGCTAAGAAACCCTAATTTTAGAATTTTTTAAAGGAAGATAAGGTTCAACTTGTACAATTTTCAATAGCTGAAAGAGTCCAATTTAAGTGATTTTGAGGGTTTTATGGCGTTTTTATAAAGGATTTTGTGGTCACTAAAAAATGTTTTGGCTTCATTCAACACAAAAATTAGGGTTAATTAATGTTATGATACACTACATTCCAAAACGTATTAAAATTACAAAATTTTAAAATATCATGAAAATATCGATAGAATTAGCATTAAAAAGGACTTTTTTCAAAGAAAATATGAAATATATTAAGCTATTCCGAAATTTTGATAGATATAATAAACCCTAAAATATTTTAATGTAAAAAGCATATGATTGCTTATATGCTTTATTTTACAGGTTATTATTCAAGAAAAAGGAACCAAAATTTAAATCGATAGCATAGATATTAGGGTTTTTTGATTTCATGAAAATCCGTGATCAATACCAGACGCCTTTCCAACCCATTCTAAGATGTCCGTGAGTCCGGTATGCTGCCGTGTTGCACCGGGAATGCTTCCTTCTCCTTTGCGTTTTTTCGGACGAGTCGGCACAATTTTTTGGGTTCCCGACTTGATTTTGCCTTTAAGTTTTTGACTGACCGTATATGTCTTCCTGGTCTTTTCGTTGTAGGCCGTTATCCGTTCATAGACGTAAATGTCACCATTCGGACGCTTTTCACGCCGCTCTCCAACGTGATTTTTCCCTGTTATTGGTTTAGACATGGATAAATTCCCTTTTAAAGTGTATGTATAGTATAATACGTGCATTATAAAAAGGCAAGAAAAAAGCACGGTTTTTCAATTAAATCCGTGCTTATCGATCGGTTTTAGGGTTTAAAGTGTACGCTTTATACGATTTTCAGGATTTTATAGAACAAAAAACTGACCAAGCACTTATGGTATGATTGAATTCTTTTTCTGAATTTGTCCGACCACAACATCTTGTGGTTCAGACAATTTGTTCAATACAGGCCATAGATATATTCAACAGCACAGGCTGCGGTTGCTCATTTGGCAAAATTATAACAACTTAAATTTTTTAAGTTTGGCGTAAGTGGTGTTCCGGCCGATTCCCAATGCCTTGGCCATCTGGCTGATATTGCCGTCAAATTGCCGGAGGGCCTGGCAAAGGGCTTGCCTTTGAATATCATCAAAATTTAATGAGGCAAAGTGCATGGATGCCTGTTTTCCCGGCAGTTGCCGCTGCACAGCCCGTTGTGTTTTTTCCGGCAATGAGTCAAAGCGCATGACATTGTCGTCCATAAGAACAATGGTTGATTCGATCACATGCCGCAATTCGCGGATATTGCCGGGCCAACAATAGGCGCCCAGAGCCTGAGGGAAGGTGGGTTCCACCCTGTCGATTTTTTGTCCTAAAGCGTTGGCAACCGCCCGTATGAAATGGTACGCCAAAAGTTGAACATCGTCCCCCGTTCACAAAGCGCTGGCAGTTCCAGCGCTACCACATGCAAACGATAATAGAGATCCTGGCGGAATTTACCCTCTTTAAATAATTTTTTACTATTTGCGGTTTTTGGGGTGAAGCGCGTATAAAATCAGCTTTAAATTTGCATTTTTCATATTTGCTTTGGATAAAAGTTAAATCAAAAACTCAAAAAATTTGATCTATGTCAATGAAACGGCGCAATGCCTTTGATAAAAATAATTCAGAAA
The DNA window shown above is from uncultured Desulfobacter sp. and carries:
- a CDS encoding helix-turn-helix domain-containing protein; amino-acid sequence: MAYHFIRAVANALGQKIDRVEPTFPQALGAYCWPGNIRELRHVIESTIVLMDDNVMRFDSLPEKTQRAVQRQLPGKQASMHFASLNFDDIQRQALCQALRQFDGNISQMAKALGIGRNTTYAKLKKFKLL
- a CDS encoding transposase translates to MKIRVDDDVYASFSEGDAAKILSIARYWIGSGGNTLPRLESWQVMHPLPYHEGITEDVYGNLFKNVGRNEEGVQRYFSARAEHLGKSPVVAFDSTTISTYSENQSEARQGFNKAQDGLNTIKLLTLYSVKSGEPIAFSKQPGNVPDVISIENTLTQLKCLHLEKPLVVTDNGYYSQKNMMEFSLRNVKFLTLVDPNITWIRETVDALRPSIASMSSTCPFDPSICGATSCLTHQFSKVRQRSRNGTAAGEKETFSRRLYVHIYYSPDNEAKKELAFRKDLLDLKMLVEENTTEFTESAQRKIDKYLTSSRKGRGGQLKVGFNDEAIAEAKKYFGYFALVSNQAMDTFTALENYRLREKIEELFAVQKGRLDGARPRTWYPDNLRGRQFTQFVSLGYHCFLTKKIKEIQSRLREKESGKTQSLIKLEKKLENWIAQRSLSQILDWFDCIETTKVQTAMGNYRWSTESVARDRLFLKYLGVRPE